The genomic interval GCCGCGCGGGAGTCGCCGTGAAATCGCCGAAGAAGGGCACGGCGAGCGAGGCCACGCGCAAGAAAGCTGCGACGGATAACGCCGCGGGCCAGCACAAGAGCGCGACGAAGAAGAGCACGGAGTCGACTGCGAAGCGCTCGCGCGCCGCTACGAATGCGTTGAAGCGTGAAGGCAGCGCGGGCGCGTCGCGCGCGGCGCTGTCGAAGCAGACGAAGACCGCGGCAGCGAAACGCCCGGCGGCCAGCCGTTCGGCCGCGGCAAAGAAGGCGGCCGCGACGAAGGGGGCTGCAGGACGTTCAGCGGCGGCGAAGAAAGCTGCTCAGACACGGGCTTCGCGTACGCATCACTGAGGTAAGTTGCAGTCGCGCGGCGCAGCCCGGCGGCCTGCCGAGTTAGGCTAGATCGACGGCCCGCCGCGCCTGGCGGCGGCCGCGCTGTCCCGCGCGATGCCGCCATCCTCTAAATGCTTGGTTCGAGCCTGTAAGGCGCAAAGCGCGCTCGAAAAAAAAAGGCGGCGCAAATCACGCGCCGCCCTCTTCCTGCCGCTTATCGCAAGTTAATTACTGCACAGTAGCCAGCACGTCGCCAACCGTCTTGAAGATATGCGCGATCTGCTCTTCATTGATGATGAGCGGCGGCGAGAACGCGAGAATATCGCCCGTAAAGCGCACCAGCACACCCGCCTCGAAACATTTGACGAACGCCTCGTAAGCCCGCGCGCCCGGTGCGCCGTCGCGCGATTCCAG from Paraburkholderia phytofirmans PsJN carries:
- a CDS encoding DUF6496 domain-containing protein, producing MPEKKTIERAKSDKRAGKASSTQAGEFIKEQVDKVRAGKHGVRSAKQAIAIGLSEARRAGVAVKSPKKGTASEATRKKAATDNAAGQHKSATKKSTESTAKRSRAATNALKREGSAGASRAALSKQTKTAAAKRPAASRSAAAKKAAATKGAAGRSAAAKKAAQTRASRTHH